In Strigops habroptila isolate Jane chromosome 4, bStrHab1.2.pri, whole genome shotgun sequence, a single genomic region encodes these proteins:
- the FLII gene encoding protein flightless-1 homolog: MAATGVLPFVRGVDLSGNDFKGGYFPEHVKAMTSLRWLKLNRTGLCYLPEELAALQKLEHLSVSHNSLTTLHGELSGLPCLRAIVARANSLKNSGVPDDIFQLDDLSVLDLSYNQLTECPRELENAKNMLVLNLGHNSIETIPNQLFINLTDLLYLDLSDNKLESLPPQMRRLVHLQTLILNNNPLLHAQLRQLPVMTALQTLHLRNTQRTQSNLPTSLEGLVNLADVDLSCNDLSRVPECLYTLGSLRRLNLSSNQIMELSLCIDQWTQLETLNLSRNQLTSLPSAICKLTKLKKMYLNSNKLDFDGIPSGIGKLVNLEEFMAANNNLELIPESLCRCSKLRKLVLNKNRLVTLPEAIHFLTDVEILDVRENPNLVMPPKPLDQTSEWYNIDFSLQNQLRLAGASPATVAAAAAGSGTKDPLARKMRLRRRKDSAQDDQAKQVLKGMSDVAQEKNKKIEETGEAKAPDLKTRRWDQGLEKPQLDYSEFFSEDVGQLPGLCVWQIENFVPTLVDEAFHGKFYEADCYIVLKTFLDENGSLNWEIYYWIGQEATLDKKACSAIHAVNLRNYLGAECRSIREEMGDESDEFLQVFDNDISYIEGGTASGFFTVEDTQYITRLYRVYGKKNVKLEPVALKGTSLDPRFVFLLDHGLDLFVWRGAQATLSSTTKARLFAEKINKNERKGKAEITLLTQGQETPDFWEALGGQPEEIRPCVPDDFQPHKPKLYKVGLGLGYLELPQINYKLSVEHKKRLKADLMPEMRLLQSLLDTKSVYILDCWSDVFIWIGRKSPRLVRAAALKLSQELCGMLHRPKHAMVTRNLEGTECQVFKSKFKNWDDVLRVDYTRNAESVLQEGGLAGKVRKDAEKKDQMKADLTALFLPRQPPMPLSEAEQLMEEWNEDLDGMEGFVLEGKKFARLPEEEFGHFHTHDCYVFLCRYWVPVEYEEEEEKKKKGEGKGEEDGEEEEEEKQPEEDFQCIVYFWQGREASNMGWLTFTFSLQKKFESLFPGKLEVVRMTQQQENPKFLSHFKRRFVIHRGKRKDRASPPQPSLYHIRTNGGALCTRCIQINTDAGLLNSEFCFILKVPFESTDNQGIVYTWVGRAADPDEAKLAEDIMNHMFDDSYSKQVINEGEEPENFFWVGIGSQKPYDEDADYMKHSRLFRCSNEKGYFSVSEKCSDFCQDDLADDDIMLLDNGREVYMWVGTQTSQVEIKLSLKACQVYIQHMRSKDPAHPRKLRLVRKGNEPWPFTRCFHAWSVFRKPPA; this comes from the exons GACCTGAGCTACAACCAGCTCACAGAGTGTCCCCGGGAGCTGGAGAATGCCAAGAACATGCTGGTCCTCAACCTTGGCCACAACAG CATCGAGACCATCCCCAACCAGCTCTTCATCAACCTGACGGACCTGCTCTACCTCGACCTGAGCGACAACAAGCTGGAGAGCCTCCCTCCGCAGATGAGACGCCTGGTGCACCTCCAGACTCTCATCCTCAACAACAACCCGCTCCTGCACGCGCAGCTCCG GCAGCTCCCGGTGATGACAGCCCTGCAGACCCTCCACCTTAGGAACACGCAGCGCACGCAGAGCAACCTGCCCACCAGCCTCGAGGGCTTGGTCAACCTGGCAG ATGTGGACCTGTCCTGCAATGACCTCAGCCGTGTCCCCGAGTGCCTCTACACGCTGGGCAGCCTGCGGCGCCTCAACCTCAGCAGCAACCAGATCATGGAGCTGTCCCTCTGCATTGACCAATGGACCCAACTGGAGACCCTCAACCTGTCCCGTAACCAGCTCACCTCCTTGCCT TCGGCCATCTGTAAGCTGACCAAGCTGAAGAAGATGTACCTGAACTCCAACAAGCTGGACTTCGATGGGATCCCCTCGGGCATCGGGAAGCTGGTCAACCTTGAGGAGTTCATGGCGGCCAACAACAACCTGGAGCTCATCCCTGAGAGCCTGTGCAG ATGCTCCAAGCTGAGGAAGCTGGTGCTGAACAAGAACCGCCTGGTGACGCTGCCAGAGGCCATCCACTTCCTGACGGACGTGGAG ATCCTGGATGTGCGCGAGAACCCCAACCTGGTGATGCCCCCGAAGCCGCTGGACCAGACCTCGGAGTGGTACAACATCGACTTCTCCCTCCAGAACCAGCTCCGCTTGGCCGGAGCCTCCCCAGCCACCGTCGCAGCCGCTGCAGCAG GGAGCGGCACCAAGGACCCCCTGGCCCGCAAGATGCGGCTCCGGCGGCGCAAGGACTCTGCACAGGATGACCAGGCAAAGCAGGTGCTGAAGGGGATGTCGGATGTGGCCCAGGAGAAGAACAAGAAGATAGAG GAGACTGGGGAGGCGAAGGCGCCCGACCTGAAGACGCGCCGCTGGGACCAGGGCTTGGAGAAGCCACAATTGGACTACTCAGAGTTCTTCAGTGAGGATGTGGGGCAGCTGCCCGGCCTCTGCGTGTGGCAGATCGAGAACTTCGTGCCCACGCTGGTGGATGAGGCTTTCCATGGGAAGTTCTATGAGGCTGACTGCTACATCGTACTCAAG ACGTTCCTGGATGAGAACGGCTCACTCAACTGGGAGATCTACTATTGGATTGGGCAGGAGGCCACGCTGGATAAGAAGGCTTGTTCTGCCATCCATGCTGTCAACCTCCGCAACTACCTGGGGGCCGAGTGCCGCAGCATCCGGGAGGAGATGGGGGATGAGAGTGATGAGTTCCTCCAG gTCTTTGACAACGACATCTCCTACATTGAGGGTGGCACGGCCAGCGGGTTCTTCACTGTTGAGGACACTCAGTACATCACCAG GCTGTACCGTGTCTATGGGAAAAAGAATGTCAAGCTGGAGCCGGTGGCACTGAAAGGGACATCTCTGGACCCCCG GTTCGTCTTCCTCCTGGACCACGGCCTCGACCTCTTCGTGTGGCGCGGGGCCCAGGCCACGCTGAGCAGCACCACCAAGGCCAG GCTCTTTGCTGAGAAGATCAACAAGAACGAGCGGAAGGGCAAGGCGGAGATCACGCTGCTCACACAGGGCCAGGAGACCCCCGACTTCTGGGAAGCACTTGGGGGGCAGCCTGAGGAGATCCGGCCCTGTGTCCCCGATGACTTCCAGCCCCACAAGCCCAAGCTGTACAAG GTTGGCCTGGGCTTGGGCTACCTGGAGCTGCCCCAGATCAACTACAAGCTCTCAGTGGAGCACAAGAAGAGGCTGAAGGCTGATCTGATGCCGGAGATGCGCCTG CTCCAGAGCCTGCTGGACACCAAAAGCGTGTACATCCTGGACTGCTGGTCCGACGTCTTCATCTGGATCGGGAGGAAGTCACCACGGCTGGTGcgggcagcagcactgaagctgAGCCAGGAGCTGTGCGGCATGCTGCACCGGCCCAAGCACGCCATGGTCACCAGGAACCTGGAGGGCACCGAGTGCCAG GTGTTCAAGTCCAAGTTCAAGAACTGGGATGATGTCCTGCGCGTGGATTACACCCGCAACGCGGagtcagtgctgcaggagggtggTCTCGCTGGCAAGGTCCGTAAGGATGCTGAGAAGAAGGACCAGATGAAGGCTGACCTCACGGCGCTCTTCCTGCCCCGACAGCCACCCATGCCCCTGAGCGAG gcagagcagctgatggAGGAGTGGAATGAGGACCTGGATGGAATGGAGGGCTTCGTGCTGGAGGGTAAGAAGTTCGCTCGCCTGCCTGAGGAGGAGTTTGGCCACTTCCATACCCACGACTGCTACGTCTTCCTCTGCAG GTACTGGGTACCAGTAGAGtacgaggaggaggaggagaagaagaagaagggagaaggcaaaggggaggaggacggtgaggaagaggaggaggagaagcagcctGAGGAAGACTTCCAGTGCATTGTCTACTTCTGGCAGGGCCGGGAGGCCTCCAACATGGGCTGGCTCACCTTCACCTTCAGTCTGCAGAAGAAGTTTGAGAGCCTCTTCCCTGGCAAGCTGGAG GTCGTGCGCATgacccagcagcaggagaaccCCAAGTTCCTCTCGCACTTCAAGAGGAGGTTCGTCATCCACCGGGGCAAGCGGAAGGACAGGGCCAGCCCGCCCCAGCCCAGCCTCTACCACATCCGCACCAACGGCGGGGCCCTCTGCACCAG GTGCATCCAGATCAACACAGATGCTGGGCTGCTCAACTCGGAGTTCTGCTTCATCCTCAAG GTGCCCTTTGAGAGCACGGACAACCAGGGCATTGTCTATACCTGGGTGGGACGGGCAGCTGACCCTGATGAGGCTAAGCTGGCCGAGGACATCATGAACCACATGTTTGATGACTCCTACAGCAAGCAG GTGATCAATGAGGGAGAAGAGCCTGAAAACTTCTTCTGGGTAGGCATCGGGAGCCAGAAGCCTTATGATGAAGATGCTGATTATATGAAGCACTCCCGGCTCTTCAG GTGCTCCAACGAGAAGGGTTATTTCTCCGTGTCAGAGAAGTGCTCGGATTTCTGCCAGGATGACCTCGCTGATGACGACATCATGCTGCTGGACAACGGGCGGGAG GTCTACATGTGGGTGGGCACCCAGACCAGCCAGGTGGAGATCAAGCTGAGCCTCAAAGCGTGCCAG gTCTACATCCAGCACATGCGCTCCAAGGACCCTGCGCATCCCCGCAAGCTCCGGCTGGTGCGGAAAGGCAACGAGCCCTGGCCCTTCACCCGCTGCTTCCATGCCTGGAGCGTCTTCCGCAAGCCCCCCGCCTAA
- the LLGL1 gene encoding lethal(2) giant larvae protein homolog 1, whose protein sequence is MMKFRFRRQGADPHRDRIRHDLFAFSKTVEHGFPSQPSALAYDPVLRVMAIGTKAGAVKLYGAPGVELTGLHKETATVTQLHFLPGQGWLLSLLDDNTLHLWEVCQKDGCSHLEETRSFGLPGRPGCSPGITRVTVVLPMSSCAVACLGTEGGAVYFLALPTLVLLEDKTLFPDEILQSVPDEYRCGKALGPVESIQEHPRDSSRLLIGYSRGLVVLWEQSTRVVQHLFLGNQQLESLAWEQSGKSIVSSHSDGGYMVWAVSGAGQKTQQPVMSTIPYGPFPCKAISKILWRTCESGNPFIIFSGGMPRASYGDRHCVSVLQGQTLATLDFTSRVIDFFTVQSPEVAEGGFENPRALVVLVEEELVAIDLQTPGWPTIPAPYLAPLHSSAITCSCHVSNVPLKLWERIISAGEQQSPRLSSAAWPIDGGKNLAQEPTQRGLLLTGHEDGTVRFWDASGVSLKPLYKLGTAGIFQTDCEHNDSLNQAGEEEWPPFRKVGCFDPYSDDPRLGVQKIALCKYTAKMVVAGTAGQVLVMELSDEKSEHAVSVATVDLLQDREGFTWKGHDRLAPRNGPLPFAPGFQPSVLVQCVPPAAVTAVTLHSEWNLVAFGTSHGFGLFDYYRRNPVLARCTLHPNDSLAMEGPLSRVKSLKKSLRQSFRRIRKSRVSGKKRLNASSPSSKVQEANAQLAEQAGPPEVEMTPVQRRIEPRSADDSLSGVVRCLYFADTFLRDAAHHGPTMWAGTNSGSVFAYALEVPSQEKFSERAVEAVLGKEIQLMHRAPVVAIAVLDGRGNPLPEPYEVSRDLAKAPDMQGSHSMLISSEEQFKVFTLPKVSAKTKFKLTAHEGCRVRKVALVSLASASSEERLENCLACLTNLGDIHIFTVPSLRPQVHYGCIRKEDISGIASCVFTKHGQGFYLISPSEFERFSLSARNVTEPLCRLEVARLQDTSCLSNSSMATPKLPQANGTHVPRSPEGRPSPTDSDRSPEEHPSAFSPSSIDSPNSSMENPLDTTGDITVEEVKDFLASSEEVERNLRNASEDEARPTGILIK, encoded by the exons ATGATGAAGTTTCGGTTCCGGCGGCAGGGTGCCGACCCGCACCGGGACCGCATCCGGCACGACCTGTTCGCATTCAGTAAG ACAGTGGAGCATGGCTTCCCCAGCCAGCCCAGCGCCCTGGCCTATGACCCTGTCCTGCGCGTGATGGCCATCGGCACCAAGGCTGGAGCTGTGAAGCT ATACGGCGCGCCAGGCGTGGAGCTGACGGGCTTGCACAAGGAGACGGCCACTGTCACCCAGCTGCACTTCCTCCCTGGCCAG GGCTGGCTCCTGTCCCTGCTGGATGACAACACGCTGCACCTCTGGGAGGTGTGCCAGAAGGATGGATGCTCCCACCTGGAAGAGACCCGCAGCTTCGGCCTCCCGGGACGCCCAGG CTGCTCTCCTGGCATCACACGGGTGACAGTGGTCCTGCCAATGTCCTCCTGTGCAGTGGCCTGCCTGGGCACTGAGGGTGGTGCGGTGTATTTCCTCGCCCTGCCcaccctggtgctgctggaggacaAAACCCTCTTCCCGGATGAGATCCTGCAGAG TGTCCCCGATGAATATCGCTGTGGGAAGGCGCTGGGGCCGGTGGAGTCCATCCAGGAGCATCCACGTGACAGCAGCCGGCTCCTCATCGGGTACAGCCGGGGGCTGGTGGTCCTTTGGGAGCAGAGCACACGTGTTGTACAGCACCTCTTCCTTGGCAACCAG CAGTTGGAGAGCCTGGCCTGGGAGCAGAGCGGGAAGAGCATCGTCAGCTCCCACAGTGATGGGGGCTACATGGTGTGGGCCGTGAGTGGTGCTGGACAGAAGACTCAACAGCCTGTCATGTCCACCATCCCCTACG GTCCATTCCCTTGCAAAGCCATCAGCAAAATCCTCTGGCGGACCTGCGAGTCGGG GAACcccttcatcatcttcagcGGGGGGATGCCACGGGCCAGCTATGGTGATCGGCACTGTGTCAGCGTGCTGCAGGGCCAGACCCTGGCCACGCTCGACTTCACCTCCCGTGTCATCGACTTCTTCACCGTGCAGAGCCCCGAGGTGGCCGAGGGAG GCTTTGAGAACCCCCGTGCCCTCGTGGTGCTGGTGGAGGAAGAGCTGGTGGCCATCGACCTCCAGACTCCAGGCTGGCCGACCATCCCTGCTCCGTACCTGGCGCCGCTCCACTCCTCTGCCATCACCTGCTCCTGCCACGTCTCCAATGTGCCCCTCAAGCTTTGGGAGAGGATCATCagtgctggagagcagcagagccccCGGCTCTCCTCTGCC GCTTGGCCTATTGATGGGGGGAAGAACCTGGCGCAGGAGCCCACGCAGAGAGGGCTTCTCCTCACTGG GCACGAGGACGGCACGGTGCGGTTCTGGGACGCCTCGGGGGTCTCCCTGAAGCCCCTCTACAAGCTGGGCACTGCCGGCATCTTCCAGACCGACTGCGAGCACAACGACAGCCTCAACCAGGCGGGCGAGGAGGAGTGGCCACCGTTCCGCAAG GTGGGCTGCTTTGATCCCTACAGTGACGACCCACGCCTGGGTGTGCAGAAGATCGCTCTGTGCAAGTACACAGCCAAGATGGTGGTGGCCGGGACAGCAGGGCAG GTGCTGGTGATGGAGCTGAGTGATGAGAAGTCGGAGCACGCGGTGAGCGTGGCCACCGTGGACCTGCTGCAGGACCGAGAGGGCTTCACTTGGAAGGGCCACGACCGGCTGGCGCCGAGGAACGGGCCCCTGCCCTTCGCCCCGGGGTTCCAGCCCAGCGTGCTGGTGCAGTGCGTGCCCCCCGCCGCCGTCACCGCCGTCACCCTCCACTCCGAGTGGAACCTCGTGGCCTTCGGCACCAGCCACGGCTTCGGGCTCTTTGACTATTACCGGCGCAACCCCGTCCTGGCCAG GTGTACGCTGCACCCCAACGACTCCTTGGCCATGGAGGGGCCCCTGTCCCGCGTGAAGTCCCTCAAGAAGTCCCTGCGGCAGTCGTTCCGCCGCATCCGCAAGAGCCGGGTGTCGGGCAAGAAGAGGCTCAACGCCAGCAGCCCCTCCAGCAAG GTCCAAGAGGCCAACGCTCAACTGGCGGAGCAGGCAGGGCCCCCCGAGGTGGAGATGACGCCGGTGCAGCGGCGGATCGAGCCTCGCTCTGCGGACGACTCGCTCTCAGGGGTGGTGCGGTGCCTTTACTTCGCTGACACCTTCCTCCGAGACG CTGCCCACCACGGCCCCACGATGTGGGCAGGGACCAACTCGGGCTCGGTGTTCGCCTATGCCCTGGAGGTGCCGTCGCAGGAGAAGTTCTCGGAGCGGGCAGTGGAGGcggtgctggggaaggagatcCAGCTCATGCACCGCGCGCCGGTGGTGGCCATCGCGGTGCTGGATGGGAGGGGGAACCCCCTGCCCGAGCCCTACGAGGTCTCACGGGACCTGGCCAAGGCTCCCGACATGCAGGGCAGTCACTCCATGCTCATCTCGTCCGAGGAGCAGTTCAAG GTCTTCACGCTGCCCAAAGTGAGCGCCAAGACCAAGTTCAAGCTGACAGCACACGAAGGGTGCCGGGTGCGGAAGGTGGCCCTGGTGAGCCTGGCGAGCGCCAGCTCCGAGGAGCGGCTGGAGAACTGCTTGGCCTGTCTCACCAACCTGGGCGACATCCACATCTTCACCGTGCCCAGCCTGCGGCCGCAGGTCCACTACGGCTGCATCCGCAAGGAGGACATCAGCGGCATCGCCTCCTGCGTCTTCACCAAGCACGGGCAGG gtttctaCCTAATTTCACCATCTGAGTTCGAGCGCTTCTCGCTGAGCGCCAGGAACGTGACGGAGCCGCTGTGCCGGCTGGAGGTCGCCCGGCTCCAGGACACCTCCTGCCTCAG CAACAGCTCGATGGCGACGCCGAAGCTGCCGCAAGCCAACGGTACCCACGTCCCGCGCAGCCCCGAGGGACGACCCTCCCCTACCGACAGTGACC GGTCCCCCGAGGAGCACCCATCCGCCTTCTCGCCCAGCTCCATCGACTCCCCCAACAGCAGCATGGAGAACCCGCTGGACACCACCGGGGACATCACCGTGGAGGAAGTGAAGGATTTCCTGGC GTCCTCAGAAGAAGTGGAGAGGAACCTGAGGAACGCCAGCGAGGACGAAGCCCGGCCCACGGGGATCCTCATCAAGTGA